ATCGGTAACCCTGATGATGCTGATGGGGCATTGAATAATGGTGCTGAGGGTATCGGTCTATACCGGACGGAATTCTTGTACATGGGCCGCGACCAATTGCCGACTGAAGATGAACAATTCGATGCATACAAAGCCGTTCTTGAAAAAATGGATGACAAGCCGGTTGTGATCCGGACATTGGATATCGGCGGCGACAAGGAATTGTCGTATCTTGACATGCCTGAGGAATTGAACCCATTTCTTGGTTATCGTGCGATTCGTCTTTGTTTAGATCAACAAGAAATTTTCCGAACGCAGCTGCGAGCGTTATTGCGTGCCAGTGTTTACGGTAATTTGAAAATCATGTTCCCGATGGTTGCAACGTTGGATGAATTGCGTCAAGCGAAAGCAATCTTGAATGAAGAGAAAGACGCGCTTGCTGCGAGCCACATTGACGTTTCTGACAACTTTGAGGTCGGCATGATGGTCGAAATTCCATCCACTGCTGCGATGGCTGACATCTTTGCTAAGGAAGTTGATTTCTTCAGCATCGGCACCAATGATTTGATTCAGTACACATTGGCGGCTGATCGGATGAACGAACATGTATCGTACTTGTATCAACCGTTTAACCCAGCGATTTTGCGCTTAATCGACCGTGTCATCCAAGCGGCCCACGCCGAAGGCAAATGGGCTGGCATGTGCGGTGAGATGGCTGGCGAAGAAAAAGCGGTACCGTTGTTACTCGCTCTTGGTTTGGACGAGTTCAGCATGAGTGCAACCTCCGTGTTGCCAGCGCGCAGCCAACTGCGTGGTTTGAACCGCGAAGACGCTGCCAAGCACCGTGACACGATTTTAAATATGGGTACAACTGAAGACGTCGTTTCTTTCGTTGAAGAGACGTTTATTAAGTAAAAAAAGACGGCCTGATCAGGTCGTCTTTTTATATTTCATGGGTGAAAGCGCAATTCTGTGTAAAAAGAGCGCAATTCGATGTGATAACGCCGCAATTCCGTTTAAGAAGAGCACAATTCCATGTTAAAACAGCGCAATCATAGCTTACATCTCGGGTGTACAAGCTCACAAAACGTGGTATAATGAACATAGAAATAGCTATATTGAATATAATAAAAAAGGCCGCCGGTGCTGGTACACCGGACGGCCGGCAATAGTCAGTTCCCCTACAAAGGGGGACGGCGCAGGAGCAAGGAAATAGACCTCACCCGAGCCGGACACTCAAGGGGGTCTATTTCTTTTGCTAATTATAACATAATGCAGGGCTGAAGATACATCTGATTTAGGATGCGCTTCCATTTTTGTGTATTATGGTCTATTCACTTTCTAGCCACTCATCTATAATAGACTTGACACCTGCTTTATTAGCTGCCTTCATTAAGTAATCTAAATCCATGATTTCCTGGTCTGCTTTATGAATTTGATAAAGGCGCTCTGCCCACTCGTAATCATCTGCCCATTCAGGATTTTTAGGATGGGAAACGACTGCTGATTCTAATCGATGGATAATGATATCTTCAATCCCAATAACAAAGATATTTCGGCCACTTTGTAGTTCTAAGAGGAGAACTTTGTCGCCATTCCCTTCTAGAAAGTTATCCGGTATTTCAATCGAAATTTCTAATTCTTCGTTATACCAGCTGCGACCTTCCTTCTTGAAATCTAATTCCTTTGTTAATAATGCGTCAATTTTGTCTCTGCCATCACAAATTAAATCGATATCATATGTGGTGTAGTTATTACGCGTAAAAACTTCAACTGATAAGCCACCGACAATGACGGGCCTGATGCCATCCTGTTGGAGAAAGTCTGTTAACAGAGCACACATCTCAAGCATTCTTTCGTGTTTGGGCAAGCTTATCAAATGTTTAACTTCCGTTTTCAACTCATTCAGTGTAATCATAATACATCGTTCGCTTTCCGATCATTTTCATTTTGCCTTCCCGCTTGGCTCTTTCAATAGTTGCCTTGGTGATCTTTGTTAATGCAGCTCGCTCATCCATTGAACGGGGTCTCTTACGACGAATACGCGGTTGATTCACACGGGCATCCCGTAATGCTGCGTTGACTTTTTGGCGGTTCCTTTTAATGTTGTCTTCAATTTGAGTGATTTTTACTGAGCGCATGTAAGCACCACCTTGGCTTTCATTTCTCATGTTCATTCTATATTATCTTTATTATTATATCCATAATCAGAGTTTTTAGTGTTTAGAATATTATTTCTTCTATTGTAGAAATGGTCTTGAAGTTGGTCGCTGTGCTTTAGCGTGGGTGTACAAGCTCACAAAACGTGGTACAATGAACATAGAAATAGCTATATTGAATATAATAAAAAAGGCCGCCGGTGCTGGTACACCGGACGGCCGGCAATAGTCAGTTCCCCTACAAAGGGGGACGGCGCAGGAGCAAGGAAATAGACCTCACCCGAGCCGGATACTCAAGGGGGTCTATTTCTTTTTTTTAATGAAAAGCGACAGTATGGCCACGCCAAGAGATGCCGCAGTTAAGGACATCATAATGATTTGGTAAACTGTCATTAAGGCGTCACCCCCCTTTTGTTCCCACATTCGCAGGGCACAACAATCAACCGGGAGTGCGCCGACCCACCTTGAGAAAACTAACTATTGTTCATTTGATTATAACATAACCCAAGACTGAACTTACACCAAGTTGTGGAAATTTGTTTGTTGAGTAGGGAATGTACTTTAAAACAAAAGGATTTTTAACATCCAATAACGGGTGCGATCACTCCGGAAAAATTGTAAAATGGATATGGAATGTAGCATTTAAAAGGAGCCTGTCTATGGATGAGATCACATTAACGATTCTTGAGACGAGTGATGTTCACGGTAATGTCTTTCCAATCAATTATGGTACGAATCAGCATGCAGATGTAGGATTGGCTAAAATATCGACATTGATTAAACAGGAGAAAGCCAAAAATGAAGCCACATTAGTTTTGGATAATGGTGATGTGATTCAAGGGACGCCGTTCACATATCATTATGCACGTATGAACAATAATCAAGAGAACCCGATGACACTTGCCATGAATCAGATAGGCTATGAGGCCAGTGTCTTTGGCAATCATGAATTCAACTATGGACGGGATTTGCTTGATCGCACTGTGCAGGCATCACAATTCCCGTGGCTAGCGGCGAATATTGTGGATGACACAACCGGCGAACCGTTCTACGGACAGCCTTATATCATTAAAACATTCCCGTCAGGCTTAAAGGTGGCAGTTCTAGGACTGACGACTCAATATATCCCGAACTGGGAGCAGCAAGACCATATTCAAGGCATGGAATTTAAAGATGTTGTCGTGACCGCGAAGACGTGGGTGCCTTACATAAAAGAACAAGAAACGCCTGATGTCATGATTATTTCCTATCATGGCGGGTTTGAACGGGACTTAGATACAGGTGAGGCAACGGAGAAGCTTACAGGCGAAAACCAAGGCTACCAATTGTGTCAAGAAGTTGAGGGGATAGATATCCTTTTGACCGGTCATCAGCATCGTCTCATTGCTGATCAAACGATCAATGGCGTGACTGTGCTTCAGCCGGGAAATAACGGGATTGTTTTAGGAAAAGTGATCGTTGACTTAGCTCATGACGGTGACAAGTGGAAGATTGTGGACACACAGTCACAGCTACTGTCAACCGGGGGTGTAAATCCCGATCAGACCATTTTAGAGACTGTCACATCATATGAACAAGCAACGCAGGCGTGGCTTGACCAGCCTATCGGAACTATTAAAGGTGACATGGTCGTCCATGATCCGCTGGCGATCCGGTTGCAAGACAATCCATTGATTGAATTTATTAATCAAGTCCAGATGGATGTGGCCGGTGTTAACATTTCGCATACCGCTTTGTTCAACAATGATTCGCCCGGATTTCCGAGCCATGTGACCATGCGTGATGTTGTTTCCAATTATATCTATCCGAACACGTTACAGGTGATCCGTATCAGCGGTCAAGATATAAAAGATGCGTTAGAGCAATCGGCGACTTATTTTAAACAGTACAACGGCAGTGATATTGAAATTAATGAACGGTTCACGACCCCGAAGCCGCAGCATTATAATTATGACATGTGGGAAGGGATTGATTATACCATCGATATTCGTCGTCCTGAGGGTGAGCGCATCACGCAGTTGGATTATCAAGGCGCCCCCGTACAAATGAACGAAACCTATGATGTTGTCATGAATAATTATCGTGCGGGTGGCGGTGGCGACTATTTAATGTATAAGGATAAGCCTGTGATCAAAGACATTCAGACTGATATGTCTGAGCTGATCGCTAACTATATTTTAAGACACAAGGAAATCGAAGCCACGGTTGATGGTAATTGGAAAGTGATTTATTAGGAGAGGATTGTTATGACTGCCATTTTGGAGAATGATTGGCAAAACCACGTCGGCTCCGAGTTTGAAAAAGACTATTACCAGAAATTACGGGTGTTTTTAAAGCAGGAATATGCTCGTATGCCGGTGTACCCTGACATGTACGATATTTTTAATGCGCTTCACTATACGACCTATGAAAACACTAAAGTGGTTATTATTGGACAGGACCCTTATCATGGTCCGGGACAAGCGCACGGTCTTAGTTTTTCCGTTCAGCCCGGGGTCAAGCAACCCCCTTCCCTGCAAAATATTTTTAAAGAGATGCAATCGGATCTGGGCCATTCGATACCGAACCATGGTTGCTTGACGAGTTGGGCGAAATCAGGTGTACTATTGTTGAACACGGTATTAACGGTTCGTCAGGGCACACCGAATGCCCACAAAGGCATGGGCTGGGAAACGTTCACGGATACCGTCATAAGCAAATTAAATGCAAGAGAGCGTCCAGTTGTGTTTATACTATGGGGTAGGAATGCGCAAGCAAAAAGCACGCTGATCACTTCCCCGCAGCACTTAATTATTAAGTCGCCGCACCCGAGCCCATTTTCAGCCAATCGGGGCTTTTTCGGCAGCCGCCCGTTTTCACGGACGAATGCTTTTTTACGAGAGAACGGTATTGAGGAAGTGGATTGGCGGCTCACAAATCTTTAAGAAAACCAGAGGAGGATTACCGCATGTCACTGAGTCTTGATAGTACAGTGAAATTGAATAATGGTGTCGAGATGCCATGGTTTGGTCTTGGTGTCTACAAAGTGGAAGACGGAAAAGAAGTACATACAAGTGTCCAATCAGCCTTGCAGAACGGCTATCGCGCAATTGATACCGCATCCTTCTATCAAAATGAAGAAGGCGTTGGTCAAGCGATTAAAGCCTCTGGTGTTCCACGCGATGACATATTTGTAACCACTAAAGTTTGGAATGATGAGCAAGGCTATGAATCAACATTAGAAGCCTTTGAAAATTCTAGAAAGAAACTTGGACTGGATGTGATTGATCTTTACCTCATCCACTGGCCTATTAAAGGCAAGTTCAAAGACACTTGGCGCGCAATGGAGAAACTCTATAATGACGGTAAAGTTCGGGCCATTGGCGTTAGTAACTTCAAAGTTCACCATTTAGAAGAGCTTTTAGCTGATGCCACCGTTAAACCAGTGATTAACCAAATTGAGTTGCATCCACGCCTTACCCAGGAAGACGTTCGGGAGTTTTGTCAGAAAAACGAGATTCTCGTTGAAGCTTGGAGCCCGTTGATGCGCGGCAAAGTCTTTGATGATCCTGTCATCGAGTCATTAAGTAAAAAATATAATAAATCACCGGCGCAAATTATTTTGCGGTGGGATTTACAGAGTAACATTGTCACCATTCCAAAATCCGTTCATGAAGAACGCATCAAGCAAAATGCCGATATCTTTGATTTTGAGTTATCTCAAGAAGATATTGAACAAATTGATGCGCTCAATCGTGATGAACGCGTGGGTCCTGATCCAGATAACATGAGTTAATAAGTAAAAAGCTGCCTCAAACATTGAGGCAGCTTTTTACTTAGCCTTGAATATGTTCAGTGACCTCACTTAGTGAACATAAAACTCTGCAACATAGACCACATTAGACTTATAGACGAAAACAGCTATGGCCAAAGGAGGCATCACCATGAAAGCAGTCGTGATTAATCAATATGGCGGCAGGGACAAACTCATGATGGCACGTTATCCAAAGCCGATGCCGAAAGCTGATGAGGTATTAATTGAGATGTACGCCACATCCATTAATCCAATTGACTGGAAAGTGCGCGAAGGTCATTTACAAGAACGGCTCAAGTTTGCCTTTCCCATCATTTTAGGTTGGGATGCTGCGGGGGTTATTAGTGACGTCGGTTCGGGCGTTCATGACTTTGAAGTGGGTGACCGTGTTTTTACACGTCCACCGACAACGAACCGGGGAACATATGCTGAATATATTACCGCTCCTGCTGATCTGGTCACAAAATTACCTGATAAGATCAGTTTTAACGAAGGGGCCTCGATTCCGTTAGTTGCACAAACTGCGTGGCAATGTTTATTCGACTTTGCGGATATGAAGGCAGGGGAGCGTGTCTTGATTCACGGCGGCGCTGGCGGCGTGGGCAGTATGGCTATCCAAATTGCTAAAAGCTACGGTGCTGAAGTGATCGCCACAGGGAGCAGCGAAAGCCAAGATATCATTGAGCAACTTGGAGCCGATCAATTCATCAATTATCGGACGCAGACATTTGAAAATGACGTTGATTCGGTAGATATTGTGCTTGATACGATCGGCGGTGAAACCCAATCACGTAGCTTTGATGTGTTAACATCCGGCGGTCGTCTCGTCTCCATTGCCCAGCCGCCCGATGAGAAAAAAGCGAAGTCGAAAGGAATTAAGGCCGGTTTTGTCTGGCTTGAACCTGATGGAGAGCGACTCAAGCGCTTGGCTTTCATGCTGGAAGATGATCAGCTCAAACCTTTGATCGCCAAGACATTTCCTTTCTCTGAAGAGGGGATGCAGGAAGCCCATCACATGAGTGAGGAAGGGCATGCAAAAGGGAAAATTATCATTGAAATCAGATCGGAAACATAATAGAGCATCGTTGGTGCCACACTAGGCCTAAAAGCGAGGTGTGTGAAAATGGCAAAGAACAATGAATGGAAGCATTCTAAGGATAAAGATGCGGAACCAAGTATCGCTCCGGGCATGGATGATCAAGAAGAATTAGAAGCGGATGCTTCCAAGAAAGAAGTGGCAAAGGGGGCCTCCACGCGGGTAACCCACTTATCCTATGATGAAGTTGGGCCAAGCGATGAGGAATAAGCTAATGGGGGAGCCCCTATTAGCTTATTCTATGTCCAATGTGTGTTCAGAAGGTGGCCGTTTAGGGCCGCGGATGTCTAAAATGCCGTTTTGATAGCGCGCTCTGGATGTCCGTTTATTAGCCGCGTAAGGTAGCTGAACGACACGCTCGGAGCGATGATACTGCCGTTCGCGCCGGTAATAATCGTTGCTTTCATTGTGTTTTTTGACGTCGTGACGGTTCGTTACAGTGATTTTTAGTCGCTCACCGACAATATCAACATGAATGTCCTCTTTTTTGATGCCCGGTAATTCGGCCTTAACAACCCATTCCTTGTCATTTTCATAGAGATCCACCGGAATATAGGTATCCCGTGAATGCTGCCTGAAAAAACCGTCAATGGAGTCAAGAATATTTCGATAAGGTTCATTATAGAAAAATTCATCAATTTGATTTAATAAACCACCCTCAAAGTCTGATCTATCTCGTTTTTTCAAGCGATAATCCTTATCTTCTCCCATTTGTGCTCCTCCTTTTCAATGGAATGCCGTCATTTATAGGATATGATGGGGTGGCCTGCTTGGAAATAGGCATTCGTTTGCTTTTTGATCATAAAAAAGACCCCGCAGATTTAATCCTGCGAGGCATATATAATATAGGGGGTCACAAAAATGGGAAGTACTATAATGGTCGACAGTGTCGACTATATTTATACTTCAATTCTTAAGGTGACTCTTCCTTGGGAAAAAAGCGCTGTTTTTGAAAGTAGGCATTTCGTTCTATAGTGTAGAAAAGCAGATGATTTTAAGTTATCTTATGATTTAACATGGTTAAAAGAGTGAACTTAAGTACATAAGGAGTATCAGTGGAATGAAAGATGAGGAAACACAGAATCGCAAAGCAGAACATATTGATATCGCAGTTGAAAAAGATGTTAACGCCAAGACAATGACAACGGGCTTTGAACGTTATCATTTTCGCCACAGAGCCTTACCTGAACAAAACTTTAAAGACATTGATCTCTCAGCTGTCTTTCTTGGTAAATCAGTGGTAACCCCTTTTGTTGTCAGCTCTATGACGGGTGGCACCGAGAAAGCTGGATTAATTAATCAACGGTTGGCACAGGCAGCAGAAAAAAGAGGCTGGGCAATTGGCACAGGATCGATTCGGGCGGCACTTGAATCAGAGAAGGTCGCCTATACCTATCAAATCCGGCCATTAGCACCTAGCGTCCCCATCTTCTGTAATCTTGGCGCTGTTCAATTGAACGCGGGCTATGGCCCCAATGAATGCCAGAGAGCTGTTGAATTGATGGATGCAGATGGATTGGTATTGCACTTGAACAGTCTGCAGGAAGTCATTCAACACGAGGGGGACACAGATTTTGCTGGATTGTTAAGTAAAATTAATGATCTATGCAAAGAGCTAGAGGTGCCTGTCGGTGTTAAGGAAGTTGGCTGGGGCATTGACGGGCCAACGGCCAAGCGTCTATTCACGGCTGGTGTTAGTTTTATAGATGTCGCCGGAGCAGGTGGTACGTCGTGGTCCGAAGTTGAAAAAAGCCGGACACAAGATCCTGTCAAAGCGCGTGCCGCTGAGGCCTTTTCGGGATGGGGGATACCGACGACAACTTGTATCGTTGATGTCTGTCGCCGTAATCCGGGGAGGCATGTGATTGCGAGCGGTGGATTGCGAACAGGTCTTGATGCAGCCAAAGCGATTGCCTTAGGAGCCGGTCAAGCGGCGTTTGGACGATCCATTTTAAAATCGGCCGTTGTGTCGGAAGAAGCTTTAGCTGAGACCATGGCTGTGAAGGAGATGGAATTGAAAATGGCGATGTTCGGCATCGGCGCCACCAACCTTGAAGATCTGCAGAACACGGATCGATTGATTGTCCAAGGTGAAGGGAAGACAAAATCACCTTTCTAGACAGGAAATCCCCTTTTAGCAGCGAATAGGTCTGTAAGAGTATCTATATTTTAACGAAAAGGCTATGTTCAAGGTCATTCGTTTAACAAGTCAACGAAAAAGGGGACATGGAAATGACAGTGGATCATCAACCCATTATTGGTTTTATTGGCACAGGCGTTATGGGCCAAGGTATGGTTTCGAATTTGTTGCAAAATGGCTATCAAGTCAATGTCTATAACCGCACACGGTCAAAGGCTGAACCGCTTATAGAAAAAGGAGCAATCTGGCGTGATACCCCACAAGAAGTGGCGGAAAATGTGGATGTCACGATTACAATTGTCGGTTATCCAGACGATGTTGAAGCCGTTTACCTTGAGGATGGCATTCTTGATGCAGCGGCAGAAGGGTCCATTGTAATCGATATGACGACATCATCGCCTCAATTAGCGGAAAGCATCGCTGAAGCGGCTCGAAAGAAAGGGATTGCGGCGTTAGATGCACCCGTTTCCGGAGGTGATGTCGGTGCGAGAAATGGGAAGCTGTCCATTATGGTTGGCGGTGACGCTGAAGTGTATGAAGCATGCCTTCCGATCTTCCAAGCAATGGGCGAGAATATTGTTCACCAAGGCCCTGCTGGAGCTGGCCAGCATACGAAAATGGCCAATCAAATCAAGATCGCCTCTAATATGATCGGGGTTTGTGAAGCGATGGCTTATGCTGAAAAGGCAGGTCTTGACCCTGATACCGTATTACAAAGCATCAGCTCAGGAGCAGCTGGCAGTTGGTCGCTATCAAATCTTGCGCCGAAAATGATCAATAATGATTATGCGCCGGGTTTTTATGTGAAACATTTTATTAAAGATATGACGATTGCGTTAAATAGCGCAGAGAAAATGGGATTGCTTACTCCCGGCCTTTCCTTGGCAAAACGATTATACGAGGAACTCGCTGAATCAGGTGAAGGTGACAGCGGCACCCAAGCATTATACAAGAAATATAAAGAGCAAATGCACACCGTCTAGGTTGTGGTCAAAAGAAATACCATAATGCAAAAAAGCAGAACAATCATTAGAGGTTGTCCCCAAAATGAGGGACAGCCTTTTTCTTATTTGCGGATTGAGCGTTCCTTACTTTTATTCATGTTCCATAAACAATCAAGGTAACCATTTTTGATGAAATTTTGACGGTGAAGGTCTTCGTTTTATTATTGTATAGTAAATGTGGCATAATATAAGTATTATGGAAGTTCGTTAAAGGATGGTTGCCCATGGATGAATCGGGTATCACGCAGTGGTCCATTCAAAAATATCACGCAACGGATGTCACTGATCAGCTGGATTGGGTTGTGGAAGAATCACCGGTGACGGTCATTGTTAACGGTGAAGCATTTGCCACTTTATTGTGCTCGCCGACACATTTGCCGGAACTGGTCACGGGTTTTTTGGCGTCGGAAGGTGTGATTCAGTCAGCTACGGAGATTGAGACGATCACTTTTAATGACGCCCAAGGATTTGCGTATGTTGCGCTCAGCAAACCGCTTCCGGATGTGATTGATTATTCCAAACGTGTGGTAGGGTCTTGTTGTGGGAAGAGCCGCCAATTTTACTTTCAAAATGACGCTAAGACTGCTAAAACAATCATGAGATCGACAAATGTTTCTGTGCAAACGTGTTACGCTTTGATGGCTCAACTACAGAAGCGATCGGAGACGTTTGCCTTAACCGGTGGTATGCACAACGCTGCTTTAGCCGTAGAAGACCATCTTAAGGTGGTTCGTGCTGATATTGGGCGCCATAACGCACTCGATAAAATCTATGGGTATTTATTAAATCACAACCTCCGCCGCCACCAAGCGGTTATTGTATTCAGCGGTCGAATCTCCTCGGAGGTATTATTGAAAATTTCCAAAATGGGGATTGGGATGATCATTTCAAAGTCCGCCCCCAGCCATTTGGCACTAAAATTGGCTGATGACTTAAATATTACGATTGTTGGTTTCGTGCGTGATCATAAGCTTAATGTCTATACACATCAAGAACGGATCAACGTTTCGTCTAAAGGATGATGATAAATGCAAGACTCTAATATAAAAGCGGATAAAGAAACGTTCTTGGCACCTTGCCCTAAAACAGCCAACTGCGTCTCATCAGAGCATCAAGACTTAAACCGGCGGATGATGCCGGTGTCTTT
This window of the Tuberibacillus sp. Marseille-P3662 genome carries:
- the ptsP gene encoding phosphoenolpyruvate--protein phosphotransferase, with translation MPEQLTGIAASSGIAIAKAFVMEDAALDTSAKSITDADSEIKRLDDAVATSKTELEAIKEKARENMGDEQAEIFAAHLLVLQDPEFLDAVKDKIGNEQVNAEAATNDVANMFISMFENMDNEYMKERAADIRDVSKRMISHLMGVTFATPASITEEVVVVANDLTPSDTAQLNKQYVQGFATNIGGRTSHSAIMSRSMEIPAVVGTKDITDKASHDTLVIIDGLDGHVIVDPSEEQLAEYRQKQADYEAQKAEWAKLKDEGTVTQDGHQVELVANIGNPDDADGALNNGAEGIGLYRTEFLYMGRDQLPTEDEQFDAYKAVLEKMDDKPVVIRTLDIGGDKELSYLDMPEELNPFLGYRAIRLCLDQQEIFRTQLRALLRASVYGNLKIMFPMVATLDELRQAKAILNEEKDALAASHIDVSDNFEVGMMVEIPSTAAMADIFAKEVDFFSIGTNDLIQYTLAADRMNEHVSYLYQPFNPAILRLIDRVIQAAHAEGKWAGMCGEMAGEEKAVPLLLALGLDEFSMSATSVLPARSQLRGLNREDAAKHRDTILNMGTTEDVVSFVEETFIK
- a CDS encoding bifunctional metallophosphatase/5'-nucleotidase, producing the protein MDEITLTILETSDVHGNVFPINYGTNQHADVGLAKISTLIKQEKAKNEATLVLDNGDVIQGTPFTYHYARMNNNQENPMTLAMNQIGYEASVFGNHEFNYGRDLLDRTVQASQFPWLAANIVDDTTGEPFYGQPYIIKTFPSGLKVAVLGLTTQYIPNWEQQDHIQGMEFKDVVVTAKTWVPYIKEQETPDVMIISYHGGFERDLDTGEATEKLTGENQGYQLCQEVEGIDILLTGHQHRLIADQTINGVTVLQPGNNGIVLGKVIVDLAHDGDKWKIVDTQSQLLSTGGVNPDQTILETVTSYEQATQAWLDQPIGTIKGDMVVHDPLAIRLQDNPLIEFINQVQMDVAGVNISHTALFNNDSPGFPSHVTMRDVVSNYIYPNTLQVIRISGQDIKDALEQSATYFKQYNGSDIEINERFTTPKPQHYNYDMWEGIDYTIDIRRPEGERITQLDYQGAPVQMNETYDVVMNNYRAGGGGDYLMYKDKPVIKDIQTDMSELIANYILRHKEIEATVDGNWKVIY
- a CDS encoding uracil-DNA glycosylase, which translates into the protein MTAILENDWQNHVGSEFEKDYYQKLRVFLKQEYARMPVYPDMYDIFNALHYTTYENTKVVIIGQDPYHGPGQAHGLSFSVQPGVKQPPSLQNIFKEMQSDLGHSIPNHGCLTSWAKSGVLLLNTVLTVRQGTPNAHKGMGWETFTDTVISKLNARERPVVFILWGRNAQAKSTLITSPQHLIIKSPHPSPFSANRGFFGSRPFSRTNAFLRENGIEEVDWRLTNL
- a CDS encoding aldo/keto reductase; translated protein: MSLSLDSTVKLNNGVEMPWFGLGVYKVEDGKEVHTSVQSALQNGYRAIDTASFYQNEEGVGQAIKASGVPRDDIFVTTKVWNDEQGYESTLEAFENSRKKLGLDVIDLYLIHWPIKGKFKDTWRAMEKLYNDGKVRAIGVSNFKVHHLEELLADATVKPVINQIELHPRLTQEDVREFCQKNEILVEAWSPLMRGKVFDDPVIESLSKKYNKSPAQIILRWDLQSNIVTIPKSVHEERIKQNADIFDFELSQEDIEQIDALNRDERVGPDPDNMS
- a CDS encoding NADP-dependent oxidoreductase; translation: MKAVVINQYGGRDKLMMARYPKPMPKADEVLIEMYATSINPIDWKVREGHLQERLKFAFPIILGWDAAGVISDVGSGVHDFEVGDRVFTRPPTTNRGTYAEYITAPADLVTKLPDKISFNEGASIPLVAQTAWQCLFDFADMKAGERVLIHGGAGGVGSMAIQIAKSYGAEVIATGSSESQDIIEQLGADQFINYRTQTFENDVDSVDIVLDTIGGETQSRSFDVLTSGGRLVSIAQPPDEKKAKSKGIKAGFVWLEPDGERLKRLAFMLEDDQLKPLIAKTFPFSEEGMQEAHHMSEEGHAKGKIIIEIRSET
- a CDS encoding Hsp20/alpha crystallin family protein, which gives rise to MGEDKDYRLKKRDRSDFEGGLLNQIDEFFYNEPYRNILDSIDGFFRQHSRDTYIPVDLYENDKEWVVKAELPGIKKEDIHVDIVGERLKITVTNRHDVKKHNESNDYYRRERQYHRSERVVQLPYAANKRTSRARYQNGILDIRGPKRPPSEHTLDIE
- the fni gene encoding type 2 isopentenyl-diphosphate Delta-isomerase, which translates into the protein MKDEETQNRKAEHIDIAVEKDVNAKTMTTGFERYHFRHRALPEQNFKDIDLSAVFLGKSVVTPFVVSSMTGGTEKAGLINQRLAQAAEKRGWAIGTGSIRAALESEKVAYTYQIRPLAPSVPIFCNLGAVQLNAGYGPNECQRAVELMDADGLVLHLNSLQEVIQHEGDTDFAGLLSKINDLCKELEVPVGVKEVGWGIDGPTAKRLFTAGVSFIDVAGAGGTSWSEVEKSRTQDPVKARAAEAFSGWGIPTTTCIVDVCRRNPGRHVIASGGLRTGLDAAKAIALGAGQAAFGRSILKSAVVSEEALAETMAVKEMELKMAMFGIGATNLEDLQNTDRLIVQGEGKTKSPF
- a CDS encoding NAD(P)-dependent oxidoreductase, translating into MTVDHQPIIGFIGTGVMGQGMVSNLLQNGYQVNVYNRTRSKAEPLIEKGAIWRDTPQEVAENVDVTITIVGYPDDVEAVYLEDGILDAAAEGSIVIDMTTSSPQLAESIAEAARKKGIAALDAPVSGGDVGARNGKLSIMVGGDAEVYEACLPIFQAMGENIVHQGPAGAGQHTKMANQIKIASNMIGVCEAMAYAEKAGLDPDTVLQSISSGAAGSWSLSNLAPKMINNDYAPGFYVKHFIKDMTIALNSAEKMGLLTPGLSLAKRLYEELAESGEGDSGTQALYKKYKEQMHTV
- the fdhD gene encoding formate dehydrogenase accessory sulfurtransferase FdhD, encoding MDESGITQWSIQKYHATDVTDQLDWVVEESPVTVIVNGEAFATLLCSPTHLPELVTGFLASEGVIQSATEIETITFNDAQGFAYVALSKPLPDVIDYSKRVVGSCCGKSRQFYFQNDAKTAKTIMRSTNVSVQTCYALMAQLQKRSETFALTGGMHNAALAVEDHLKVVRADIGRHNALDKIYGYLLNHNLRRHQAVIVFSGRISSEVLLKISKMGIGMIISKSAPSHLALKLADDLNITIVGFVRDHKLNVYTHQERINVSSKG